A window of the Cystobacter fuscus genome harbors these coding sequences:
- a CDS encoding NUDIX hydrolase, which yields MSDGHAWDGNWRVRLYERVRERGYSSLTAFAEARPTASLVALADELGEDDVAGVQVLSGLLAEAEQRKQVTRFVRDVLVRMLSQSIPNGWPTVMDDANRFKVAKAIGRWSAYTPETHQKRVEQARAALRSSPPPPGWRPLGPDDELLRALLPDEEV from the coding sequence ATGAGCGACGGACATGCCTGGGATGGCAACTGGAGGGTCCGACTGTACGAGCGGGTCCGCGAGCGTGGCTACTCTTCGCTCACCGCCTTCGCTGAGGCGCGCCCCACCGCCTCGCTGGTAGCTCTGGCTGATGAGCTTGGAGAGGACGATGTCGCCGGAGTGCAGGTGCTGAGCGGGTTGCTCGCTGAGGCGGAACAGCGGAAGCAGGTCACGCGTTTTGTTCGTGATGTGCTCGTACGCATGTTGTCCCAGAGTATCCCTAATGGCTGGCCGACCGTGATGGATGACGCCAATCGGTTCAAGGTTGCCAAGGCAATCGGCCGCTGGTCTGCCTATACACCAGAGACTCATCAGAAGCGCGTCGAGCAGGCCAGGGCAGCGCTCCGTTCTTCGCCTCCTCCTCCTGGCTGGCGCCCGCTCGGCCCCGACGACGAGTTGCTACGCGCGCTCCTGCCTGACGAGGAAGTCTAG
- a CDS encoding DUF2380 domain-containing protein, with amino-acid sequence MQLALLRLAGPRIEAAMLGSLLLAVWLDLLHLADTVCTQHFYSVERMFADLGRWQQRLEPTMTALSSLEPGQVEAVARDVPVLVGHLSGEFTVTLETARKGAANVAKVLALKEAIEALSLFSALKFSLPSVAPSAPVLLGMDLSVGSGGVMMGTRIVASTDWVEMMRQLVRAGVLSVPAVSAAVRIQAGLVMMAEAHGELPRGVREALGDGPEVRGMRVTGRAGAGMNEPPRHHVLPKEFREWFEKRGLTGEMDIDQFCVEMEQAHHQAIHGGGNWKMGRAWPGEWNRMIMRALRDAEVETGRMLTRNEVLDIVAENMKEYRLSMNFIRWRGR; translated from the coding sequence ATGCAACTCGCCCTGCTGCGTCTGGCCGGCCCACGGATTGAGGCCGCCATGCTCGGCTCCCTTCTGCTCGCTGTCTGGCTCGACTTGCTCCACCTCGCCGACACCGTGTGCACCCAGCACTTCTACAGCGTGGAGCGGATGTTCGCGGACCTGGGGCGCTGGCAGCAGAGGCTCGAGCCCACCATGACGGCGCTCTCCTCGCTGGAGCCCGGGCAGGTGGAGGCCGTGGCGCGAGACGTCCCCGTACTGGTGGGCCACCTCTCAGGCGAGTTCACGGTCACTCTCGAGACCGCGCGCAAGGGGGCCGCGAACGTCGCCAAGGTGCTGGCGCTCAAGGAGGCCATCGAGGCGCTCTCCCTGTTCTCGGCGTTGAAGTTCTCGCTGCCCTCGGTGGCTCCGTCCGCTCCCGTCCTGCTCGGCATGGACCTCTCGGTGGGCAGCGGCGGCGTGATGATGGGCACGCGCATTGTCGCGTCCACCGATTGGGTGGAGATGATGCGCCAGTTGGTGCGGGCGGGCGTCCTCTCCGTGCCCGCCGTCAGCGCCGCCGTGCGAATTCAGGCCGGCCTGGTGATGATGGCCGAGGCGCACGGCGAGCTGCCCAGAGGCGTGCGAGAGGCCCTCGGCGACGGGCCCGAGGTGCGGGGCATGCGCGTGACGGGCAGAGCGGGGGCCGGCATGAACGAGCCCCCGCGACACCACGTCCTGCCCAAGGAGTTCCGCGAGTGGTTCGAGAAGCGCGGCCTCACCGGCGAGATGGACATCGACCAGTTCTGCGTGGAGATGGAGCAGGCACACCACCAGGCAATCCATGGCGGTGGGAACTGGAAGATGGGGCGAGCATGGCCCGGTGAATGGAACCGGATGATCATGAGGGCGCTGCGCGACGCCGAGGTTGAAACTGGACGGATGTTGACGCGGAACGAGGTGCTGGACATCGTCGCGGAGAACATGAAGGAGTACAGGCTCTCGATGAACTTCATCCGCTGGAGAGGGCGATGA